The following is a genomic window from Deinococcus sp. LM3.
GGGCAGCTTGAACGGTTGTTGCGAACCATTCAACCGGAGCCATCAGGAGATCCCCATGTTCGATCAGATTCTCGTTCCCATTGATGGCAGCCCCCTCAGCGCGCTCGCTCTGCCGGTCGCCGCCGAGATGGCCCGCTGCCACCACGGCACCCTGACCGTGCTGTACGTCGTGCCTCCCGTCCCCGTGATCTACGGCGAACCGGCCGTCACCTTCGACCCGGCCGCTGCCCGCAGCAGCGCAAAAGCCGAGGGTCAGGGCCTGCTGGAGGATGCCCGCAGGTCGCTGGGCTCTCCCAACATCCGCCTGCTGTGCGTGGAGGGCGGCGATCCGCGCATCGCGCAGGCAATCGCCGATGTGGCTGAGCAGCAAAGGAGCTCGCTGGTCGTCATGGGCACCCACGGCCGCAGCGGCCTGGATCATTTTTTCCTGGGCAGCGTGGCCGAGGGTGTCATGCGCCGGGTCGGGGTGCCGGTGCTGCTGGTACGCGCACCGAGACCCGCAACCTCCCCGGCAGAGCGGCACGTCACATCACAGAAAGCCGTCCTGTCAGAGGTCAGCGCGTGAACGCGCGGCCCAGGGGCAACTCACGTCGCCCAAAAATGAGAGCAGGATTTCTCAAACGTAAGGCAGATCGATCGGGAGACAGGCAGCAACATCCAGAAATCGCGGAGATTTCTCTTGCCTTCTTGGCTCCATGTTGTCATTTGGAATCTGAAATCCCGACGTGAGTTGCCCCTGCCGCGCGGCCCCTTCAGACCTCTGCGCCGGGCTAATACGGAATGCCG
Proteins encoded in this region:
- a CDS encoding universal stress protein codes for the protein MFDQILVPIDGSPLSALALPVAAEMARCHHGTLTVLYVVPPVPVIYGEPAVTFDPAAARSSAKAEGQGLLEDARRSLGSPNIRLLCVEGGDPRIAQAIADVAEQQRSSLVVMGTHGRSGLDHFFLGSVAEGVMRRVGVPVLLVRAPRPATSPAERHVTSQKAVLSEVSA